The Acidobacteriota bacterium genome contains a region encoding:
- a CDS encoding immune inhibitor A, whose translation ALTTPVLRLDPAASSVLTFWTAWDIHWWQDLGVVEISTDGGDNWSRLTPATGYPKLGGSGTCVGADTAGYGNVNFAEPTLDWIEQTIDLSAYQGQDVVVRFLYATDPSWVGQGWWIDDVTVTGVLLPVTCTNPSPTCSAPPDFDGARAVSRDGGATCSLTVSWDAAQSRCTLYSAITYGVYRGTDPDFVPDASNRVAACVTETSWSDPDVFFGRNYYYVVQAEDSAPGGSGPCNGGNEDPNLVRIGSTPGGPSVPGVWTQDAGDLESQQMLLPNEWSITDLHNGTVGVSQGHSYWASTLIPYPGQMCSSMTTPPIELGVGSTLSFRDYEALDYYLLGPDGGIVEVSADGGWTWERINDSSNSTGFGYDYCAPGGANPSVPMFTNWILDWRDHQIPIPAILDNKTVQFRFRFVSDDFGGLSNLYEGWFLDDIAVDNVQAPTTCQNPDPACDVPPVFTGAVAAVNDASTNPCSVTVSWAPAEVTCGAFPANTYSIYRGTDPSFAPGPSNRIATCLTGTSYVDTEAGYGQTFYYAVRAEDASTNGDGPCNGGNQDDNSFLAWAVPTGPSTVLGTWIDDAGDTYAPAMSVPPEWQISTYNNHTPYGATSYQSAKPGSTTYEGGVCASITSPPLTLGTDSVLSFWSWDRMDISWVDAGIIEVSNDGGITWTKVSPYQPGGWNNYPITTPGGGNDCIGAYQRAFGGFDLGGWNQWFVELGGYLPPLAPGTFPLYPGYSGQTIQFRFRFGSAGLPVPSGREGWFVDDIQVTNVWLPEGCLNSSPTCADPPVFRGVSGTSTGTNPCSATLQWDPATAGCTSNPAVSYNVYKSRAPDFVPGPENLVSSCQPGTSFTDNDVSFDIPEYYVARAEDSGIGGSGVCNSGIEEGNVRRAVSVPQGPGGSLCLNSMPTCADPPVFPGLQAVTNNETDPCSVSLSWSAAGSRCLVGNDVTYSVYRSTTPGFTPSWQNRIASCVNGTNYADTTAYGDGSPYYYVVQSEDATINGQGACNSGNLDSNTVELFVTPSGAVGTLFFDDFESGLGNWTGTSRWVGSTAQALSGTQSAMLDDEYGVCESLAMATPVMLPADGSAFLSLWTRFEFMGPPPEIDAYNVGVVQISADDGPWTTIEPIAGYPNSISPYTDACTALAGTGFGSPDVWTRYEWDLLPYVGRSVRIRFLFGSDPTYNSINPWYIDDVEIRAGAVCSAACASLPASPAVSATTTAPETIDLDWNPVGGAVRYEIYRGAGNCSVAVFDKIASVPAPSTTHLDALAGGGGDWSYRVTAVDAAGCESAPSVCVSAAVAGTCSVPPSFAGLQSAGNTFRDPCSVRLDWSAARNNCPTAGGVTYAVYRDTSPGFTPGPANLVAACVTGTSFEDFSADSSRDYSYIVRAEDTTFGGGGPCNGGNEETNGVEWTARATGSLTPGTFLDSAGDGFPQRMVLEGSWNITLDRAYSGSASYNSGASTDTCIAMTTPEIQLDFDATSELTFWSSMNTNDERESSAMVDISIDGGATWAPLDLTPGTNIWNTFIACLPFEQHGYEGYHPSWTQYSASLVQYQGRKIVIRFHYGTRDPNDVREGWSIDDIRITNVMDDADGCSNAAPSCTAPPVFDGVKSVTDDGAATCGITVAWDPATSACGQYPDLVYNVYRGTDPDFVPGPANLVASCLETTGYADLDVDAGNPYYYAVRAEDRRIGGGGGTCGTGLEDRNTVKLGAAPSQQPPVLGTWFDDAGDSGVARMIANPMWTVSSDDAHSPPKSYFAPNDNDRCDNLVTPPLTLGSGSMLSFWSDFEGPADAWLWAAGTIEVTNDGGASWTRVAPVGGYPEYYNNNILCDLAWEDSFGAYYPWAPWSVDLSAYADQTVQIRFHFTSHNFFPDPTIGWHVDDIEVTNVWLPGGCTTQAGCKLAVDVVPDASPTTCTGN comes from the coding sequence CCGCGCTGACCACGCCGGTGCTGCGGCTCGACCCCGCGGCGAGCTCGGTGCTGACCTTCTGGACGGCCTGGGACATCCACTGGTGGCAGGACCTGGGCGTCGTCGAGATCAGCACCGACGGCGGCGACAACTGGTCACGACTGACCCCGGCCACGGGGTATCCGAAGCTCGGCGGGTCGGGCACCTGCGTCGGTGCGGACACGGCCGGCTACGGCAACGTGAACTTCGCGGAGCCGACCCTGGACTGGATCGAGCAGACGATCGACCTCTCGGCCTACCAGGGCCAGGACGTCGTCGTACGCTTCCTCTACGCGACCGATCCCAGTTGGGTCGGCCAGGGATGGTGGATCGACGACGTCACGGTCACCGGTGTCCTGCTCCCGGTGACGTGCACCAACCCCTCGCCGACCTGCTCGGCGCCGCCCGACTTCGACGGCGCGCGCGCAGTCAGCCGGGACGGGGGTGCCACCTGCTCGCTCACGGTCTCGTGGGACGCCGCCCAATCGCGCTGCACCCTGTACTCCGCGATTACCTACGGCGTCTACCGCGGCACGGACCCCGACTTCGTACCGGACGCCTCCAACCGCGTCGCGGCCTGCGTGACCGAAACCTCCTGGTCCGACCCGGACGTTTTCTTCGGGCGCAACTACTACTACGTCGTGCAGGCGGAGGACTCTGCCCCCGGCGGCAGCGGGCCGTGCAACGGCGGGAACGAGGATCCGAATCTCGTCCGAATCGGCAGCACGCCGGGCGGGCCCTCGGTGCCGGGCGTCTGGACACAAGACGCCGGCGACCTCGAATCGCAGCAAATGCTCCTCCCCAACGAGTGGTCGATCACGGATCTCCACAACGGCACGGTCGGCGTGTCGCAGGGGCACAGCTACTGGGCCTCCACGCTCATCCCCTACCCCGGGCAGATGTGCTCGTCGATGACCACGCCGCCGATCGAGCTCGGAGTCGGCTCCACGCTCTCGTTCAGGGACTACGAGGCGCTCGACTACTACCTCCTCGGTCCGGATGGAGGCATCGTCGAGGTCTCGGCGGACGGCGGCTGGACCTGGGAGCGGATCAACGACTCCTCCAACTCGACCGGCTTCGGCTACGACTACTGCGCCCCGGGCGGCGCGAACCCGTCGGTCCCGATGTTCACGAACTGGATTCTCGACTGGAGGGATCACCAGATCCCGATCCCGGCAATCTTGGACAACAAGACGGTCCAGTTCCGCTTCCGGTTCGTCTCGGACGACTTCGGCGGTCTGAGCAACCTCTACGAGGGCTGGTTCCTCGACGACATCGCCGTGGACAACGTCCAGGCGCCGACCACCTGTCAGAACCCCGACCCGGCCTGCGATGTGCCGCCCGTCTTCACCGGCGCGGTCGCGGCCGTGAACGACGCGTCGACCAACCCGTGCTCCGTCACCGTCAGCTGGGCGCCGGCCGAGGTTACATGTGGCGCCTTTCCGGCGAACACCTACAGCATCTACCGCGGTACGGATCCCTCCTTCGCGCCGGGGCCGTCGAACCGCATCGCGACCTGCCTGACCGGCACGTCCTACGTCGACACCGAGGCCGGCTACGGGCAGACGTTCTACTACGCGGTGCGCGCCGAGGATGCCTCGACCAACGGCGACGGGCCGTGCAACGGCGGAAACCAGGACGACAACAGCTTCCTGGCCTGGGCCGTTCCGACCGGCCCGAGCACCGTTCTCGGCACTTGGATCGACGACGCCGGCGACACCTACGCGCCGGCGATGTCGGTTCCGCCCGAATGGCAGATCTCGACCTACAACAACCACACGCCGTACGGCGCCACCAGCTACCAGTCGGCGAAGCCCGGCTCCACGACCTACGAGGGCGGCGTCTGCGCCTCGATCACCTCGCCGCCGCTCACGCTCGGTACGGACTCGGTCCTGTCCTTCTGGTCCTGGGACCGCATGGACATCTCCTGGGTCGACGCGGGCATCATCGAAGTGTCGAACGACGGGGGCATCACCTGGACCAAGGTGTCTCCCTACCAGCCGGGCGGCTGGAACAACTACCCGATCACGACGCCGGGAGGCGGCAACGACTGCATCGGCGCCTACCAGCGGGCCTTCGGCGGTTTCGACCTCGGCGGCTGGAACCAGTGGTTCGTCGAGCTCGGTGGCTACCTTCCCCCGTTGGCACCTGGCACCTTTCCCCTGTACCCCGGCTACAGCGGCCAGACGATTCAGTTCCGGTTCCGCTTCGGCTCCGCCGGTCTCCCGGTCCCGTCTGGCCGCGAGGGATGGTTTGTCGACGACATCCAGGTCACCAACGTCTGGCTGCCCGAGGGCTGTCTTAACTCGTCGCCGACCTGCGCCGACCCACCGGTCTTCCGCGGGGTTTCCGGCACCTCGACCGGAACCAATCCCTGCTCGGCGACACTGCAGTGGGATCCCGCCACGGCGGGGTGCACCTCGAACCCGGCAGTCAGCTACAACGTCTACAAGAGCCGGGCTCCGGACTTCGTTCCGGGGCCGGAGAACCTGGTCTCGAGTTGCCAGCCGGGGACGTCGTTCACGGACAACGACGTCAGCTTCGACATTCCCGAGTACTACGTCGCCCGGGCCGAGGACAGCGGCATCGGCGGTTCCGGCGTCTGCAACAGCGGCATCGAGGAAGGCAACGTCAGGCGAGCGGTCAGCGTTCCTCAGGGTCCGGGGGGCAGCCTGTGCCTCAACAGTATGCCGACATGCGCCGATCCGCCGGTCTTCCCGGGCCTGCAGGCCGTGACCAACAACGAGACGGATCCCTGCTCGGTCTCGCTGTCGTGGAGCGCGGCCGGGTCGCGGTGCCTGGTGGGCAACGACGTCACCTACTCCGTGTATCGCTCGACGACTCCCGGATTCACACCCTCCTGGCAGAACCGCATCGCGAGCTGCGTGAACGGGACGAACTACGCGGACACGACCGCCTACGGCGACGGTTCGCCCTACTACTACGTCGTGCAGTCGGAGGACGCGACGATCAACGGCCAGGGCGCGTGCAACTCGGGCAACCTCGACTCGAACACCGTGGAACTGTTCGTCACGCCGTCCGGTGCCGTGGGCACACTGTTCTTCGATGACTTCGAGAGCGGGCTCGGCAACTGGACGGGAACCAGCCGTTGGGTCGGCTCGACCGCTCAGGCTTTGTCCGGAACGCAGTCCGCCATGCTGGACGACGAGTACGGTGTCTGCGAATCGCTGGCGATGGCGACACCGGTGATGCTCCCGGCCGATGGGAGCGCGTTCCTCTCGCTGTGGACCAGGTTCGAGTTCATGGGGCCGCCGCCTGAGATAGACGCCTACAATGTGGGCGTCGTCCAGATCTCCGCCGACGACGGCCCGTGGACCACGATCGAACCGATCGCGGGGTATCCGAATTCCATTTCCCCCTACACGGATGCCTGCACGGCCCTTGCCGGAACGGGGTTCGGCTCCCCCGACGTCTGGACCCGGTACGAGTGGGATCTGCTGCCGTACGTGGGCCGGTCCGTGCGGATCCGCTTCCTCTTCGGATCGGACCCGACCTACAACTCCATCAATCCGTGGTACATCGACGACGTGGAGATCCGCGCCGGGGCGGTCTGCTCGGCGGCCTGCGCGTCGCTCCCGGCGTCACCCGCGGTCTCAGCAACCACGACCGCGCCCGAGACGATCGACTTGGACTGGAACCCCGTCGGCGGGGCGGTGCGTTACGAGATCTATCGCGGCGCGGGCAATTGCTCGGTCGCCGTGTTCGACAAGATCGCCAGCGTGCCTGCACCATCCACGACCCACCTCGACGCCCTCGCCGGCGGCGGCGGAGACTGGAGCTACCGGGTCACGGCGGTCGACGCCGCGGGCTGCGAGTCGGCCCCGTCGGTCTGCGTGAGCGCGGCGGTGGCGGGGACCTGCAGCGTGCCTCCGTCGTTCGCGGGCCTGCAATCGGCCGGCAACACGTTCCGCGATCCCTGCAGTGTCCGGCTCGACTGGTCGGCCGCCCGGAACAACTGCCCGACCGCGGGCGGCGTCACGTACGCCGTCTACCGCGACACGTCGCCGGGCTTCACGCCCGGACCGGCCAATCTCGTCGCGGCCTGCGTGACGGGCACGTCGTTCGAGGACTTCTCGGCCGACTCCTCGAGGGATTACAGCTACATCGTGCGGGCCGAGGATACGACGTTCGGGGGCGGCGGCCCTTGCAACGGCGGCAACGAGGAAACCAACGGGGTCGAATGGACGGCCCGGGCCACCGGAAGCCTCACGCCCGGCACCTTCCTGGACAGCGCCGGCGACGGCTTCCCGCAGCGGATGGTGCTGGAGGGGTCGTGGAACATCACGCTGGATCGGGCGTACTCCGGAAGCGCGAGTTACAACTCCGGGGCATCGACGGACACTTGCATCGCAATGACGACGCCCGAAATCCAGCTCGACTTCGACGCGACCTCGGAGTTGACCTTCTGGTCGTCGATGAACACGAACGACGAGCGCGAATCCTCCGCGATGGTCGACATCAGTATCGACGGCGGAGCGACCTGGGCGCCGTTGGATCTCACGCCGGGCACCAACATCTGGAACACCTTCATCGCCTGCCTGCCGTTCGAGCAGCATGGGTACGAGGGCTACCACCCCTCCTGGACGCAATACAGTGCGAGCCTGGTCCAGTACCAGGGCAGGAAGATCGTGATCCGCTTCCACTACGGAACACGGGATCCGAACGATGTCCGCGAAGGCTGGTCGATCGACGACATCCGGATCACCAACGTGATGGACGACGCGGACGGCTGCAGCAACGCAGCACCATCGTGCACCGCGCCGCCGGTCTTCGACGGCGTGAAGAGCGTCACCGACGACGGCGCGGCCACGTGCGGCATCACGGTCGCATGGGACCCGGCAACGTCGGCTTGCGGCCAGTACCCCGATCTCGTCTACAACGTCTACCGCGGTACGGACCCCGACTTCGTTCCGGGACCGGCGAACCTGGTCGCCTCGTGCCTCGAGACGACCGGCTACGCGGACCTCGATGTTGACGCCGGCAACCCCTACTACTACGCGGTGCGTGCGGAGGACCGGCGCATCGGCGGCGGCGGCGGGACGTGCGGCACCGGGCTCGAGGACCGCAACACCGTCAAGCTCGGCGCCGCGCCGTCGCAGCAGCCCCCGGTCCTCGGCACGTGGTTCGACGACGCCGGCGACAGCGGAGTCGCCCGGATGATCGCCAACCCGATGTGGACCGTCTCGAGCGACGATGCCCACAGCCCCCCGAAGAGCTACTTCGCGCCCAATGACAACGACCGCTGCGACAACCTGGTGACGCCGCCCCTGACCCTCGGTTCGGGTTCGATGCTGAGCTTCTGGTCGGACTTCGAGGGCCCGGCCGACGCCTGGCTGTGGGCGGCGGGTACGATCGAGGTCACCAACGACGGCGGCGCCAGTTGGACGCGTGTGGCGCCCGTCGGCGGCTACCCGGAGTACTACAACAACAACATCCTCTGCGACCTCGCCTGGGAGGATTCCTTCGGGGCCTACTATCCCTGGGCGCCCTGGAGCGTCGACCTGTCCGCCTACGCCGACCAGACGGTACAGATACGATTCCACTTCACGAGCCACAACTTCTTTCCGGATCCGACCATCG